From Streptomyces sp. 6-11-2, one genomic window encodes:
- a CDS encoding inorganic diphosphatase, which yields MEFDVTIEIPKGSRNKYEVDHETGRIRLDRRLFTSTSYPADYGFVENTLGEDGDPLDALVILDEPTFPGCLIKCRAIGMFRMTDEAGGDDKLLCVPASDPRVEHLRDIHHVSEFDRLEIQHFFEVYKDLEPGKSVEGADWVGRTDAEAEIERSIKRFQEHGGH from the coding sequence GTGGAGTTCGACGTCACGATCGAGATCCCGAAGGGTTCGCGGAACAAGTACGAGGTGGACCACGAGACCGGTCGGATCCGCCTGGACCGTCGACTCTTCACCTCGACCAGCTACCCGGCCGACTACGGCTTCGTCGAGAACACCCTCGGCGAGGACGGCGACCCGCTGGACGCGCTGGTCATCCTGGACGAGCCGACCTTCCCCGGCTGCCTCATCAAGTGCCGCGCGATCGGCATGTTCCGGATGACCGACGAGGCCGGCGGCGACGACAAGCTGCTGTGCGTGCCGGCGTCCGACCCGCGGGTGGAGCACCTCCGGGACATCCACCACGTGTCGGAGTTCGACCGCCTGGAGATCCAGCACTTCTTCGAGGTCTACAAGGACCTGGAGCCCGGCAAGTCCGTCGAGGGCGCCGACTGGGTGGGCCGCACCGACGCCGAGGCGGAGATCGAGCGTTCCATCAAGCGTTTCCAGGAGCACGGCGGTCACTGA
- a CDS encoding threonine/serine exporter ThrE family protein — protein MTDAEDRKPQSDEARSAFRVPAGPSVTQATQVIPVVPAADGESSTTSEFAVPEGLTALRTGTESETTSEFAVPDGLDVTPPPAVEPEGSAFSTPRTYSARQAPPAFTPASGIPAVNLPKDVPWQDRMRTMLRMSVADRPAPEPVQKAEEEGPAVPRVLDLTLRIGELLLAGGEGAEDVEAAMFAVCRSYGLDRCEPTVTFTLLSISHQPSLVDDPVTASRTVRRRGTDYTRLAAVFRLVDDLSDPETHLSLEEAYRRLAEIRRNRHPYPGWALTAAAGLLAGTASVLVGGDLIVFVAAALGAMLGDRLAWLCAGRGLPEFYQFTVAAMPPAALGVALTVAHVDVKASAVITGGLFALLPGRALVAGVQDGLTGFYITASARLLEVMYFFVGIVTGVLLVLYFGVKLGAALDPDAALAMSRRPVLQIVAAMLLSLTFAVLLQQERSTVLLVTLNGGVAWSVYGAMHDVGNISPVASTAVAAGLVGLFGQLLSRYRFASALPYTTAAIGPLLPGSATYFGLLSIAQNHVDKGLVSLAKAVSLAMAIAIGVNLGSEISRLFLKVPGAASAAGRRAAKRTRGF, from the coding sequence GTGACGGACGCGGAGGACCGCAAGCCGCAGTCGGACGAGGCGCGGAGTGCGTTCAGGGTTCCCGCCGGGCCCTCGGTGACCCAGGCGACCCAGGTGATTCCGGTCGTACCGGCGGCCGACGGCGAGTCGTCCACGACATCCGAGTTCGCCGTGCCCGAGGGGCTGACGGCACTCAGGACGGGGACCGAGTCGGAGACCACGTCCGAGTTCGCCGTGCCGGACGGGCTCGACGTCACACCGCCGCCGGCCGTGGAGCCGGAGGGGTCCGCCTTCAGCACGCCGCGGACCTACAGCGCCCGCCAGGCCCCGCCCGCCTTCACCCCGGCGAGCGGCATCCCGGCGGTCAACCTGCCCAAGGACGTGCCCTGGCAGGACCGGATGCGCACCATGCTGCGCATGTCGGTGGCCGACCGGCCCGCACCCGAACCGGTGCAGAAGGCGGAGGAGGAAGGTCCCGCCGTCCCGCGCGTGCTCGACCTGACCCTGCGTATCGGCGAGCTGCTGCTCGCGGGCGGTGAGGGCGCCGAGGACGTGGAGGCGGCGATGTTCGCGGTCTGCCGCTCCTACGGCCTGGACCGCTGCGAGCCGACCGTCACCTTCACCCTGCTGTCGATCTCCCACCAGCCGTCCCTGGTGGACGACCCCGTGACGGCGTCGAGGACGGTACGCCGCCGGGGCACCGACTACACGCGCCTGGCGGCCGTCTTCCGGCTCGTCGACGACCTGAGCGATCCGGAGACCCACCTCTCCCTCGAGGAGGCCTACCGGCGGCTGGCGGAGATCCGCCGCAACCGGCACCCCTACCCCGGCTGGGCGCTGACCGCGGCCGCCGGGCTGCTCGCGGGCACGGCCTCCGTCCTGGTCGGCGGCGACCTGATCGTCTTCGTGGCCGCGGCGCTCGGCGCGATGCTCGGCGACCGGCTCGCGTGGCTGTGCGCGGGGCGCGGGCTGCCGGAGTTCTACCAGTTCACGGTCGCCGCGATGCCGCCGGCCGCGCTCGGCGTCGCGCTCACCGTGGCGCACGTCGACGTGAAGGCGTCCGCCGTCATCACCGGTGGACTGTTCGCGCTGCTGCCGGGGCGGGCGCTGGTGGCGGGCGTGCAGGACGGGCTGACCGGCTTCTACATCACCGCCTCCGCGCGCCTGCTGGAGGTCATGTACTTCTTCGTCGGCATCGTCACAGGCGTCCTGCTGGTCCTGTACTTCGGTGTGAAGCTGGGCGCCGCGCTCGATCCGGACGCCGCGCTCGCCATGAGCCGGCGGCCGGTGCTCCAGATCGTCGCCGCGATGCTGCTGTCGCTGACCTTCGCCGTGCTGTTGCAGCAGGAGCGGTCCACCGTGCTGCTGGTGACGCTCAACGGCGGTGTCGCGTGGTCGGTGTACGGCGCCATGCACGACGTCGGCAACATCTCCCCGGTGGCCTCCACGGCCGTGGCGGCGGGTCTGGTGGGCCTGTTCGGGCAGTTGCTGTCCCGCTACCGGTTCGCCTCCGCGCTGCCGTACACGACCGCCGCGATAGGGCCGCTGCTACCGGGTTCGGCGACGTACTTCGGTCTGCTGTCGATCGCGCAGAACCACGTCGACAAGGGACTGGTCTCGCTGGCCAAGGCGGTGTCGCTCGCCATGGCCATCGCGATCGGGGTGAACCTCGGCTCGGAGATCTCCCGGCTGTTCCTCAAGGTGCCGGGCGCCGCCTCGGCCGCGGGGCGCCGGGCCGCGAAGCGGACCCGCGGGTTCTGA